Proteins from a single region of bacterium BMS3Abin08:
- the pdp gene encoding pyrimidine-nucleoside phosphorylase — translation MNAVEIIRKKRDGEVLDKEELNFLVRGLIDGSVPDYQVSAFLMATFLRGMAHGETVHFTEVMLRSGEVLDLSEMESSIVDKHSTGGVGDKVSIVLAPLLAAAGVVVPMISGRGLGHTGGTLDKLESIPGFRTDLSIFDFRNALWDTGVAMMGQTEEIAPADRRLYALRDVTATVESIPLIASSIMSKKLSEGLDGLVLDVKVGTGAFMKTMEEAEVLARMMVEVGKSFGVKTVAVLTDMNDPIGKAVGNALEIRECINFLKGNAGDNLTDIVLTLGAWMLYIAEELVRFSEDKKTVDPGASINEGKLAEKRIKLEGLINSGKALEKFVELLESQGGNPEIIANPGLLPVAGNILPVTAVEDGYITGIDAEKIGWAATLLGAGRLRAEDPIDHAAGITINRERGSEVKREDPVAVVHYNDDGNLEEALRLVENAFNIGTEPPGLREIIRKIIQ, via the coding sequence ATGAATGCAGTGGAGATAATACGTAAAAAGAGGGACGGGGAGGTGCTGGATAAAGAAGAACTGAATTTCCTTGTTCGGGGACTTATCGACGGTTCAGTTCCGGACTACCAGGTGTCGGCGTTCCTCATGGCGACATTTCTGAGGGGTATGGCTCACGGTGAGACAGTGCACTTTACAGAGGTTATGCTCCGGTCGGGTGAGGTGCTCGACCTTTCGGAGATGGAGAGCAGCATTGTGGACAAACACTCAACGGGAGGTGTGGGTGATAAGGTCAGTATTGTGCTTGCCCCGCTCCTTGCGGCTGCCGGTGTCGTAGTGCCCATGATATCCGGCAGGGGTCTCGGGCATACAGGCGGCACCCTTGATAAGCTTGAATCCATTCCCGGATTCAGAACCGACCTCTCCATCTTTGATTTCAGGAATGCCCTCTGGGATACAGGCGTAGCCATGATGGGACAGACTGAAGAGATCGCCCCTGCAGACAGAAGGCTCTATGCACTGCGGGATGTAACCGCAACCGTTGAAAGCATTCCCCTGATAGCCTCGAGCATTATGTCCAAGAAACTATCTGAGGGACTTGACGGTCTGGTCCTTGATGTAAAGGTTGGTACAGGTGCTTTCATGAAGACCATGGAGGAGGCCGAGGTCCTGGCCCGGATGATGGTTGAAGTCGGAAAGTCCTTTGGTGTAAAAACGGTTGCTGTGCTTACGGATATGAATGACCCCATCGGGAAGGCCGTTGGCAATGCCCTGGAGATCAGGGAGTGTATTAATTTCCTGAAAGGCAATGCCGGGGATAACCTGACAGATATTGTGCTTACCCTGGGGGCATGGATGCTCTATATTGCCGAGGAACTTGTGAGGTTTTCAGAGGATAAAAAGACGGTTGATCCGGGGGCATCTATAAATGAAGGCAAACTTGCTGAAAAGAGGATAAAGCTTGAAGGACTGATCAACTCCGGTAAGGCCCTTGAGAAGTTTGTTGAACTCCTGGAGAGTCAGGGGGGTAATCCCGAAATAATTGCCAATCCCGGACTGCTCCCTGTAGCAGGGAACATCCTGCCGGTTACTGCAGTTGAGGATGGCTATATCACCGGGATCGATGCCGAAAAGATCGGTTGGGCAGCAACGCTCCTTGGCGCAGGGCGGCTCAGGGCTGAAGATCCTATAGACCACGCCGCAGGTATCACGATAAACAGGGAAAGGGGATCTGAGGTAAAAAGGGAGGACCCTGTTGCCGTTGTCCACTATAACGATGACGGGAACC